Proteins encoded by one window of Culicoides brevitarsis isolate CSIRO-B50_1 chromosome 2, AGI_CSIRO_Cbre_v1, whole genome shotgun sequence:
- the LOC134830389 gene encoding peroxisomal biogenesis factor 19, with the protein MATKKSTETYDDPELDDLLNDALEDFNKHDTATKTEQEATEAATDNASELWNAEFMQEQAKVFQESMAKLFGEGGDPAAADTVALGFQKMAEAASMAMKNDHEGLSKMDPEFAESIQEVLKGLNEGTEAAQNPFNAEELASMFQGLDMGGENGEAAGFMPFMQSMMQSLLSAEILLPSLKDLVEKYPNYLKENATKLSKEDKEKYEKQFGLIKEVVAELEKEKSSDSADVKKERFNVVLEKMQKMQDLGQPPAELLGDGGGASLPGFDPALNDQCSVM; encoded by the exons ATGGCGACGAAAAAATCAACAGAAACATACGACGATCCCGAATTAGACGATTTATTAAATG ATGCCTTAGAGGACTTTAACAAGCACGACACAGCGACAAAGACAGAGCAGGAAGCAACGGAGGCAGCAACTGACAATGCCAGTGAGTTATGGAATGCGGAATTTATGCa ggaacAAGCAAAAGTGTTCCAAGAAAGCATGGCAAAACTCTTCGGCGAGGGCGGAGATCCCGCAGCAGCTGACACCGTCGCGCTCGGCTTCCAAAAAATGGCCGAAGCAGCAAGTATGGCGATGAAAAACGACCACGAAGGCTTAAGCAAAATGGATCCCGAGTTCGCCGAAAGCATACAAGAAGTGCTAAAAGGCTTAAACGAAGGCACCGAAGCTGCACAAAACCCCTTCAACGCCGAGGAGCTTGCCAGCATGTTCCAAGGCCTCGACATGGGCGGCGAAAATGGCGAAGCAGCCGGTTTCATGCCTTTCATGCAAAGCATGATGCAAAGTTTGCTCTCAGCGGAGATTCTGTTGCCAAGTTTGAAGGATTTGGTGGAAAAATACCCAAATTACCTGAAAGAAAACGCCACGAAACTCTCAAAGGAGGACAAGGAAAAGTACGAAAAGCAATTTGGATTGATCAAAGAAGTCGTAGCTGAGCtagagaaagaaaaatcatcCGATTCAGCGGATGTGAAGAAGGAAAGATTCAACGTTGTGctagaaaaaatgcaaaaaatgcagGATTTGGGACAACCGCCTGCGGAATTGCTCGGCGATGGAGGCGGCGCAAGTTTACCCGGATTCGATCCGGCATTAAATGACCAATGTTCGGTTATGTGA
- the LOC134830388 gene encoding probable ribosome production factor 1 yields MSDSDSDSSPEMSGNESAASVEKEEKPKRKRLADYLAEKAARLAKEAEEEDDTDPDEEKVLLPAINPVNFVKNKDVRRQKFKRLQVAKKKAEKAERKLRKQEPGPKSRGHTIESLRETDQTTVNDMETEEMEELQKDLETDEFSEYFAKTYEPKVLITYSDNPHTKTRKFGKELNRIIPNSLAKVRNRSSLKKICKSAIREEYTDVIVINESRTQPDGLIVVHLPDGPTAHFKLSNVKLTKELRKSHKDINSHRPEVVLNNFGTRLGLRIGRMLGALFHHDPQFRGRRVATFHNQRDYIFFRHHRYEFGKNGERVKLAELGPRFTLKLRSLQSGLFDTKTGDYEWMITNKRHQMEGRRRFFL; encoded by the coding sequence ATGTCCGATTCCGACAGTGACTCATCTCCCGAGATGTCTGGCAACGAATCCGCCGCCTCCGTCGAGAAGGAAGAAAAACCAAAACGCAAACGCCTCGCCGACTATTTGGCAGAAAAAGCTGCTCGTCTCGCCAAAGAGgccgaagaagaagacgacacGGACCCGGATGAGGAAAAAGTCCTGCTGCCCGCCATCAATCCCgtgaattttgtcaaaaacaaaGATGTGCGTCGCCAAAAGTTCAAACGGCTCCAAGTGGCGAAGAAAAAAGCGGAAAAAGCCGAACGAAAGTTACGAAAACAAGAACCGGGACCCAAAAGTCGGGGGCATACGATCGAAAGTCTCCGCGAAACGGACCAAACAACCGTCAACGACATGGAAACGGAAGAAATGGAGGAACTCCAAAAGGATCTAGAGACCGATGAGTTTAGTGAATATTTCGCCAAAACGTATGAACCGAAAGTTCTCATCACGTACAGCGACAATCCGCATACAAAAACGCGGAAATTCGGCAAGGAATTGAACCGGATCATCCCGAATAGCTTGGCAAAGGTGCGAAATCGGTCGTCGTTGAAGAAAATCTGCAAAAGTGCCATTCGGGAGGAATACACGGATGTTATTGTCATCAATGAGAGCAGAACGCAACCCGATGGATTAATTGTAGTGCATCTCCCGGATGGCCCGACGGCACATTTTAAGCTCAGTAACGTCAAATTGACGAAGGAACTGCGAAAAAGTCACAAAGACATCAACAGTCATCGACCCGAAGtggttttgaataattttggaaCGCGACTCGGATTGCGAATTGGTCGCATGTTGGGCGCTCTTTTCCATCATGACCCGCAATTCAGGGGGCGACGCGTTGCTACGTTCCACAATCAACGTGATTACATCTTTTTCCGTCATCATCGCTACGAGTTTGGAAAAAATGGTGAAAGAGTTAAATTAGCAGAATTAGGCCCACGATTCACCTTAAAGCTTCGTTCGTTGCAATCGGgactttttgacacaaaaaccgGCGATTACGAATGGATGATTACCAATAAGCGACATCAAATGGAAGGACGTCGAAGATTTTTcctctga